One segment of Thermococcus sp. AM4 DNA contains the following:
- a CDS encoding chloride channel protein, with protein sequence MTWGRAYVKKWTVVIIFSITAGVVGGLGAVMFRLMIRLSHEFFFGRLFPLLSHPIGGLDLGYVLLPAIGGLFVALLVVRFPDIKGNGIPEVIEAVIFKGGMIGGVFAVTKIVATSITIGSGGSVGREGPIGFIGAALTSAFARWFGLSKEMRKLLVTCGLAAGIAGTFNTPLAGAMFALEVVYMGAFSINLVPIFIAAVTGNAVTLAILKRAFEVEIPGGIGHTLPELPFFFVLGLFLGALAAFYVRFLYRVVDGFERLPVPGIFKPVIGGLGVGFLGAFFPNYGIFGVGYEGMSMAFYGKLAVWLLLTLGILKMLATALTIGSGHSGGVFAPSLYIGTMFGSAFGMLLAKIFPSLGATPTVYALAGMAAFFSGMTQAPITQILMVTELTRGYAVLPAVMTSATMGFLTARFFLRGDSIYTIKLTRKGYRIRTGKPVILETIPVGEIMSRDPVYVYEDQTLLDVEHLVSETGHDCFPVVNRNLEVVGIIGIKDFIKRPTAVKRLRVGRFLRKDYAVTYPTETAEVALEKLMAYDQNLLPVVRGPNDRRLIGVVTKRDIYTAYYRGLEGMYID encoded by the coding sequence ATGACGTGGGGCAGGGCGTACGTGAAGAAGTGGACCGTTGTCATAATATTCTCGATCACGGCCGGTGTAGTTGGCGGTCTCGGGGCCGTCATGTTCAGGCTCATGATACGTCTCAGCCATGAGTTCTTCTTTGGCCGGCTCTTTCCCCTTCTCAGTCATCCCATTGGAGGTTTGGATCTGGGCTACGTTCTCCTGCCCGCAATCGGCGGGCTGTTCGTTGCCCTGCTCGTGGTTCGATTTCCCGATATCAAGGGGAACGGCATCCCCGAGGTCATAGAGGCTGTCATCTTCAAGGGCGGCATGATAGGCGGCGTGTTCGCGGTGACGAAGATAGTGGCCACCTCCATAACCATCGGATCCGGAGGCAGCGTCGGCAGGGAGGGCCCCATCGGGTTCATCGGGGCAGCTTTAACCTCCGCCTTCGCGAGGTGGTTTGGACTGTCCAAGGAGATGCGCAAGCTCCTCGTAACCTGCGGACTCGCGGCTGGAATAGCGGGAACCTTCAACACGCCCCTGGCCGGGGCCATGTTCGCCCTTGAGGTCGTCTATATGGGTGCCTTCTCAATAAACCTCGTTCCGATATTCATCGCCGCGGTTACTGGCAACGCCGTTACCCTCGCGATCCTTAAGAGGGCATTTGAGGTCGAGATACCCGGTGGAATAGGGCACACCCTTCCCGAGCTCCCCTTCTTCTTCGTCCTGGGGCTGTTCCTCGGAGCCCTGGCCGCTTTTTACGTTCGTTTCCTCTACCGGGTTGTCGATGGCTTCGAGAGACTTCCCGTTCCTGGGATTTTCAAACCGGTCATCGGAGGCTTGGGCGTGGGCTTTCTCGGGGCATTCTTTCCGAACTACGGCATCTTCGGCGTTGGTTACGAGGGCATGAGCATGGCCTTCTACGGGAAACTTGCGGTATGGCTTCTCCTGACCCTGGGAATCCTGAAGATGCTGGCCACCGCCCTCACGATCGGCTCGGGCCACAGCGGTGGCGTCTTCGCTCCGAGCCTCTACATAGGCACGATGTTCGGTTCGGCCTTTGGCATGCTCCTGGCTAAGATCTTCCCGTCCCTCGGGGCCACGCCAACGGTCTACGCCCTGGCTGGAATGGCGGCTTTCTTCAGCGGAATGACCCAGGCCCCGATAACCCAGATCCTCATGGTGACGGAACTGACGAGGGGCTACGCCGTTCTACCCGCCGTCATGACGTCCGCGACCATGGGCTTCCTAACCGCGAGGTTCTTCCTGAGGGGCGACTCGATATACACGATAAAGCTCACCAGGAAGGGGTACAGGATAAGAACCGGCAAGCCGGTTATCCTCGAGACCATACCGGTCGGCGAGATAATGAGCAGGGATCCGGTTTACGTCTACGAGGATCAGACCCTCCTCGACGTTGAGCACCTCGTTTCCGAAACCGGGCACGACTGCTTCCCCGTCGTTAACAGAAACCTTGAGGTCGTCGGGATAATCGGGATAAAGGACTTCATAAAGCGACCGACTGCTGTTAAAAGGCTCCGCGTTGGCAGGTTCCTGCGGAAGGATTACGCGGTAACGTACCCGACCGAAACGGCTGAAGTTGCCCTCGAGAAACTGATGGCGTACGATCAGAACCTCCTCCCGGTTGTGAGGGGGCCGAACGACAGAAGGCTCATCGGTGTCGTGACCAAAAGGGACATATACACCGCCTACTACCGCGGACTGGAGGGAATGTACATAGACTGA
- a CDS encoding TIGR00375 family protein yields MLVDADLHLHSRYSKAVSKAMTIPNLAQNARFKGLGIVGTGDILNPHWEGELLRYAKKVDEGTYELRGVRFLLTTEVEDNRRVHHVLIFPSIETVREMRGILRKYSNDIETEGRPHLSLSAAGIADIANDFGVLIGPAHAFTPWTSLYKEYDSLKEAYGGAKIHFLELGLSADSEMADMIKAHHRLTYLSNSDAHSPMPHRLGREFNRFEVEDATFEEIRKAILRRGGRRIVLNAGLDPRLGKYHLTACSRCYAHYSLGEAKAFKWKCPKCGGRIKKGVKDRILELADTKERPKDRPPYLHLAPLAEIISMVIGKGVETKSVRLIWERFLRDFGSEIRVLVDVPVGELANVHEEVAKAIWAYRSGKLIVIPGGGGKYGEIKLPEEIRNAKIEELESVEVEVPEETERPRQRSITDFLKVAR; encoded by the coding sequence ATGCTCGTTGACGCCGACCTTCACCTTCACTCCCGCTACTCCAAGGCGGTCTCAAAGGCGATGACGATACCCAACTTGGCTCAAAACGCGCGCTTCAAAGGGCTTGGCATAGTTGGAACGGGCGACATACTCAACCCCCACTGGGAGGGGGAGCTCCTCAGATACGCCAAGAAAGTCGATGAAGGGACCTACGAGCTGAGGGGAGTTCGCTTCCTCCTCACAACGGAGGTTGAGGACAACAGAAGGGTTCATCACGTCCTGATTTTCCCGAGCATTGAGACGGTTCGCGAGATGAGGGGAATACTAAGAAAATACTCAAACGACATCGAGACCGAGGGCAGGCCCCACCTGAGCCTCTCAGCGGCTGGAATAGCGGATATAGCCAACGACTTCGGCGTTCTAATCGGCCCCGCCCACGCCTTCACCCCCTGGACGAGTCTCTACAAGGAGTACGACAGTTTGAAGGAGGCCTACGGAGGGGCTAAAATCCACTTCCTTGAGCTGGGTCTCTCGGCCGACAGCGAGATGGCCGATATGATAAAGGCCCACCACAGATTAACCTACCTCAGCAACAGCGATGCCCATTCACCGATGCCTCACCGCCTTGGGCGGGAGTTCAACCGCTTCGAGGTGGAGGATGCTACCTTTGAGGAAATCCGGAAGGCGATTCTAAGGCGCGGCGGAAGGAGAATCGTCCTGAACGCTGGTTTGGACCCCCGTCTTGGGAAGTACCACCTGACGGCATGCTCCCGCTGTTACGCTCACTACTCCCTCGGCGAGGCGAAGGCCTTCAAATGGAAGTGCCCCAAGTGCGGTGGTCGGATAAAGAAAGGCGTAAAGGACAGAATACTCGAGCTGGCCGATACGAAAGAAAGGCCGAAGGACAGGCCGCCTTACCTTCACTTAGCTCCCCTCGCCGAGATAATCTCAATGGTCATCGGTAAGGGGGTTGAAACCAAATCCGTCCGGCTGATATGGGAGCGCTTTTTGAGGGACTTCGGGAGCGAGATCAGGGTTCTCGTCGACGTTCCAGTCGGGGAGCTTGCCAACGTTCACGAGGAAGTTGCCAAGGCTATATGGGCCTACCGCAGCGGGAAGCTCATCGTTATCCCCGGCGGTGGCGGGAAGTACGGAGAGATAAAGCTCCCAGAGGAGATAAGGAACGCTAAGATTGAGGAGCTCGAGAGCGTTGAGGTGGAAGTTCCCGAGGAGACCGAGAGACCGAGGCAGAGGAGCATAACGGACTTCCTCAAGGTTGCCAGGTGA
- a CDS encoding AbrB/MazE/SpoVT family DNA-binding domain-containing protein — protein sequence MGVEVVKVSTKGQVVIPKEIRDALGIRNGDYLVVMEKNGYIVMKKLSVEDVFKEGEELAKTLEITREDVIRAVREVRYEDST from the coding sequence ATGGGAGTGGAGGTGGTGAAAGTATCCACCAAGGGGCAGGTCGTCATACCCAAGGAAATCCGTGATGCCCTTGGGATACGGAACGGGGACTATCTCGTCGTGATGGAGAAAAACGGCTACATCGTGATGAAGAAGCTGAGCGTTGAGGACGTTTTTAAAGAGGGTGAGGAACTCGCAAAGACCCTTGAAATCACGAGGGAAGACGTAATCAGGGCCGTGAGGGAAGTGAGGTATGAGGATTCTACTTGA
- a CDS encoding thiamine-phosphate kinase has translation MRESEIIELFLRHLKRQGDLPLGDDAGALRLGDRWLVATNDMLVRKTDVPDIMTPEQVGFKAVTMNVSDIASMGARPIGFLFSLGIPGDLSSDYLEGIARGIGEALDFYGLPVLSADTNEADDLIIDGIALGLAERLLTRSGAKPGELVCVTGDLGRALAGYLVWKNGLEVSDAVRKALYEKFLEPKARVEEGMALSKVASSAIDVSDGLAKELYLLAEMSGVGVEVRPESIPLGEGVEEVAGLLGLNPVDVALASGEEFELVFTVPPELVDSLDFSFSIIGRVTAGRGVYLVDDSGKRVMPRLGWEHLTGFQMKILYS, from the coding sequence ATGAGGGAATCCGAAATCATCGAGCTCTTCCTCAGGCACCTCAAACGACAGGGCGACCTGCCCCTCGGGGACGATGCAGGGGCTCTGAGACTCGGCGATAGATGGCTCGTCGCGACCAACGATATGCTCGTCAGGAAAACGGACGTGCCCGATATAATGACTCCCGAACAGGTCGGATTCAAGGCAGTAACGATGAACGTGAGCGATATAGCTTCGATGGGAGCGAGGCCAATAGGCTTTCTCTTCTCGCTCGGGATTCCGGGGGATTTGAGTTCGGACTACCTTGAGGGGATTGCTAGGGGGATTGGAGAAGCCCTCGACTTCTACGGTCTTCCCGTTCTGAGTGCAGACACCAACGAGGCAGACGACCTCATCATAGACGGTATAGCACTGGGGCTTGCGGAGCGTTTGCTAACCCGTTCTGGGGCCAAGCCGGGTGAGCTGGTCTGCGTTACCGGCGACCTGGGGAGGGCTTTGGCGGGATACCTCGTCTGGAAGAACGGACTCGAGGTGAGCGACGCAGTTAGAAAAGCCCTCTACGAGAAGTTTTTGGAACCAAAGGCGAGGGTCGAGGAGGGAATGGCCCTCTCGAAGGTGGCCAGCTCTGCCATAGACGTCAGCGATGGCCTCGCGAAGGAGCTTTACCTCCTCGCGGAGATGAGCGGAGTTGGAGTGGAGGTTAGGCCCGAGAGTATTCCGCTGGGTGAGGGCGTTGAAGAGGTCGCCGGACTTTTGGGCCTCAATCCGGTTGATGTTGCCCTTGCGAGCGGGGAGGAGTTCGAGCTGGTCTTCACGGTTCCGCCTGAGCTCGTTGATAGCCTGGACTTCAGTTTCTCCATCATAGGCCGCGTCACCGCCGGAAGGGGCGTTTACCTCGTCGATGACTCGGGCAAGAGAGTTATGCCCAGGCTCGGGTGGGAGCACTTAACCGGATTTCAGATGAAAATTTTATATAGCTGA
- a CDS encoding helix-turn-helix transcriptional regulator translates to MKVKDLINMLSDRQRKSVESCVERCDLIDPEEEIPTELPRDVVEFSKIIANPIRASILKMLSNRWLCVCLISKALGQDQTLISHHLRTLKRFGLLHERKEGKLRFYRTNREALERYLEKLSAELLGGET, encoded by the coding sequence ATGAAGGTTAAGGATCTGATAAACATGCTGTCGGACAGGCAGAGGAAGAGCGTTGAGAGCTGTGTTGAGCGGTGCGACCTCATCGATCCCGAGGAGGAGATACCCACCGAACTCCCGAGGGACGTGGTTGAGTTCTCCAAGATCATAGCTAACCCCATCAGGGCGTCGATCCTCAAAATGCTCAGCAACAGGTGGCTCTGTGTCTGCCTGATCTCAAAGGCCCTCGGCCAGGATCAGACCCTCATAAGCCATCACCTGAGAACGCTGAAGCGGTTCGGTCTTCTCCACGAGAGGAAGGAGGGCAAACTGCGCTTTTACAGGACGAACAGGGAAGCACTCGAGCGTTACCTTGAGAAGCTGTCGGCCGAGCTGCTGGGTGGTGAAACTTGA
- a CDS encoding MazG nucleotide pyrophosphohydrolase domain-containing protein, with protein MKLQGEVDELIRALGGYWKPFEMLAALLEETGELAEAMLAIEGVKGRGSRENLVEEIGDVLFALACIANHYGVDLEDALSMTIEKYRLRFDGD; from the coding sequence TTGAAGCTCCAGGGTGAAGTTGACGAGCTCATACGGGCTTTGGGAGGCTACTGGAAGCCCTTTGAGATGCTGGCGGCCCTACTTGAGGAAACGGGCGAGTTGGCGGAGGCCATGCTGGCCATTGAGGGGGTCAAGGGGAGGGGTTCGAGGGAAAACCTCGTTGAGGAGATAGGCGACGTTCTCTTCGCCCTCGCCTGCATAGCCAACCATTACGGTGTGGACCTTGAGGATGCCCTAAGCATGACCATAGAGAAGTACCGGCTCCGTTTCGATGGGGATTGA
- a CDS encoding lysylphosphatidylglycerol synthase transmembrane domain-containing protein, whose product MVLENFVQSGAKYLGVLRHVPLHYLLLAIGTYYVSVFLYTVRWKLILDRIGKKLPLLDLFKIFIASIFVNNVTPTSRSGGEVLRITWVSKKANLPLGVSVASVVYERLLEAIPFLFLMLLAGVYVVPSKLPLLVLLLLAAGAMWFRWDLVVGLFLRITKTQIDDAGMAELSKLRKSVLVTGGGVALSTAVWVLDVIRFKLITMAFGLSLPWGLLVAVSVVNMLLGLMSFTPGGVGIMEGGLIGAMIHFGIPQLFAVSITLLERFISYVLSTVVGMGVLLLSGGSEIWRALKSRW is encoded by the coding sequence ATGGTGCTTGAAAACTTTGTCCAGAGCGGCGCGAAATACCTTGGGGTTCTCCGTCACGTCCCCCTCCACTACCTTCTCCTCGCGATAGGCACCTACTACGTGAGCGTCTTCCTATACACCGTGAGGTGGAAGCTCATCCTCGACAGGATTGGAAAAAAGCTCCCCCTGCTCGACCTCTTCAAGATCTTCATAGCCTCGATCTTCGTGAACAACGTCACGCCCACGAGCAGGAGCGGCGGTGAGGTTCTCCGCATAACGTGGGTCTCAAAGAAGGCCAACCTGCCCCTTGGAGTTTCTGTCGCAAGCGTCGTTTACGAGAGGCTCCTCGAGGCCATTCCCTTTCTCTTCCTCATGCTCCTCGCCGGGGTTTACGTGGTTCCCTCAAAGCTGCCCCTCCTTGTCCTGCTCCTCCTCGCGGCCGGGGCGATGTGGTTCAGGTGGGACCTCGTCGTTGGGCTGTTCCTCAGGATCACCAAGACCCAGATAGACGACGCCGGAATGGCCGAGCTCTCAAAGCTGAGGAAGTCCGTTCTCGTGACGGGTGGCGGTGTGGCCCTGAGCACGGCCGTGTGGGTGCTCGATGTCATAAGGTTCAAGCTGATAACGATGGCCTTCGGGCTTTCCCTCCCCTGGGGCCTTCTCGTCGCCGTTTCCGTTGTGAACATGCTCCTTGGCCTGATGTCCTTTACACCTGGTGGAGTCGGCATCATGGAGGGCGGTTTGATAGGTGCGATGATACACTTCGGAATTCCCCAGCTCTTCGCGGTTTCAATAACCCTGCTGGAGAGGTTCATATCGTACGTCCTGAGTACAGTGGTTGGAATGGGGGTCCTCCTCCTTTCCGGAGGGTCTGAGATATGGAGAGCCTTAAAATCGCGCTGGTGA
- a CDS encoding glycosyltransferase family 4 protein, whose translation MESLKIALVSDWYFPKLGGVAVHMHDLALYLRKRGHEVDIITNDRVTGKEAELRDNGIGLVKVPGYTFGSVGINMTVFSRNASRLIPYVQDYDVVHGQHAFTPLALKAVSAGRKAGKATLLTTHSINYENSSAIRALARITFPYFRYYLGNPHRIIAVSRASKDFIRRFTRVPIEVIQNGVNVDFFDIPLSKEEAKERLGLGERVILYVGRIEPRKGVSTLINAMRHVDGTLLIAGQGSMLPLLKERARLLGISKKVRFLGRVEYSELPLYYRASDVFVLPSLSEAFGIVLLEAMASGTPVIGTSVGGIPEIIDGCGIIVPPGNAKKLAEAINLILGNQNIEKRFGRLGKRRVEKVYDWNVVVGKIEALYRDVLNEVAENG comes from the coding sequence ATGGAGAGCCTTAAAATCGCGCTGGTGAGCGACTGGTACTTTCCCAAGCTCGGCGGCGTTGCCGTTCACATGCACGATCTCGCCCTCTACCTCCGCAAGAGGGGTCACGAGGTTGATATAATCACGAACGACCGCGTAACCGGTAAGGAGGCCGAGCTGAGGGACAACGGCATCGGGTTAGTTAAGGTTCCCGGTTACACCTTCGGGAGCGTTGGAATCAACATGACTGTCTTCTCCAGAAACGCCTCCCGCCTCATCCCTTACGTGCAGGACTACGACGTCGTTCACGGGCAGCACGCCTTTACTCCCCTGGCCCTCAAAGCCGTCTCCGCCGGCAGGAAGGCGGGCAAGGCTACGCTGCTGACAACGCACAGCATAAACTACGAGAACTCCTCCGCGATCAGGGCATTAGCGAGGATAACGTTCCCCTACTTTCGCTACTACCTCGGCAACCCCCACAGGATAATCGCCGTCAGCAGGGCCTCCAAGGACTTCATAAGGCGCTTCACCCGCGTCCCGATCGAGGTCATCCAGAACGGCGTCAACGTGGATTTTTTCGATATTCCCCTCTCCAAGGAGGAGGCCAAGGAAAGGCTGGGCCTCGGCGAGAGGGTAATCCTCTACGTCGGCAGAATCGAGCCGAGAAAGGGGGTCAGCACTCTGATCAACGCAATGAGGCACGTTGACGGAACCCTTCTGATTGCCGGCCAGGGAAGCATGCTCCCCCTCCTCAAGGAACGCGCAAGGCTCCTCGGCATATCCAAAAAGGTACGCTTCCTCGGCAGGGTGGAGTACTCAGAGCTTCCCCTCTACTACCGCGCGAGCGACGTTTTCGTGCTCCCGAGCCTGAGCGAGGCCTTCGGGATAGTCCTGCTTGAGGCGATGGCCAGCGGGACGCCGGTCATAGGGACCAGTGTGGGGGGGATTCCCGAGATAATCGATGGATGCGGCATCATAGTGCCCCCTGGAAACGCGAAGAAGCTTGCAGAGGCGATAAACCTCATCCTGGGCAACCAGAACATCGAGAAACGCTTCGGGCGCCTCGGAAAGAGACGGGTGGAGAAGGTCTACGACTGGAACGTTGTCGTCGGGAAGATCGAGGCCCTCTACCGCGACGTCCTCAACGAGGTGGCGGAGAATGGCTGA
- a CDS encoding polysaccharide deacetylase family protein, which yields MAELVMLTFDVEQDCPPFAETRRGMEEGLPRVMDLLEEFKIRGTFLFTGRIAEEFPELAERAGKKHELGCHGLEHERFDRLPFEEARRRLMEARQILSRFSEPVSFRAPNFQFPNSYYRILAELGFRVDSTKARHKGWREGVTEINGVLEVPATTTSIVTRLPWRMQERFHRKFESPVVYIFHPWEFVRMPKRLRPDCWFGTGEGALEKLRKLIEFHLDNGARFLTLREFYEEYQKLKRG from the coding sequence ATGGCTGAACTCGTAATGCTGACCTTCGACGTTGAGCAGGACTGTCCCCCCTTTGCGGAAACCAGGAGGGGCATGGAAGAAGGTTTGCCGAGGGTGATGGATCTCCTCGAGGAGTTCAAGATCAGGGGGACTTTTCTCTTCACCGGCAGGATCGCGGAGGAGTTCCCGGAGCTGGCGGAGCGCGCTGGAAAAAAGCATGAACTCGGCTGTCACGGTCTTGAGCACGAACGCTTTGACCGGCTTCCCTTTGAGGAAGCGAGGCGGAGATTAATGGAGGCGAGGCAGATTCTCTCCCGCTTTTCCGAGCCGGTCTCTTTTCGAGCTCCCAACTTCCAGTTTCCGAATAGCTACTACCGCATCCTGGCCGAGCTCGGCTTTAGGGTTGACTCGACCAAGGCCCGCCACAAGGGCTGGCGAGAGGGCGTAACCGAAATCAACGGCGTTCTCGAAGTTCCCGCCACGACGACCTCCATAGTCACGCGCCTCCCGTGGAGGATGCAGGAGAGGTTTCACAGGAAGTTTGAGAGTCCGGTCGTCTACATCTTCCACCCCTGGGAGTTCGTGAGGATGCCCAAGCGCTTGAGGCCCGACTGCTGGTTTGGGACCGGGGAAGGTGCTCTTGAAAAGCTCAGGAAGCTGATTGAGTTCCACCTCGATAACGGTGCGAGGTTTTTAACGCTCCGGGAGTTCTATGAGGAATACCAAAAGCTTAAACGTGGGTGA
- the amrS gene encoding AmmeMemoRadiSam system radical SAM enzyme yields MKEALYWEPLEGGKVRCKLCPLNCIINEGKRGSCKIRKNIGGKLYTLNYGKVSAIGADPVEKKPLFHFWPGSCALSISTVGCNMHCKHCQNWEISQADESFPYLHDMSPEMVVAIAKRYGCESIAYTYNEPVIWYEFVLDTAKLAKKEGIYNLLITNGYINEEPFRELAPYIDAMNIDIKAFSDEFYMKIAGVPSGEPSRRTAVIAKKDFGIHVELTYLIIPTLNDKEEEIRAFVRWVVSELGDDTPVHFSRFFPHYKLLHLPPTPLETIEMAYRVAKEEGLKFVYIGNVPGHPGEHTYCPRCGRPLIVRYGFEITEYNITEDGRCKYCGERIPIVGTYRKRRYPGMWW; encoded by the coding sequence ATGAAGGAGGCCCTTTACTGGGAGCCCTTAGAGGGGGGTAAGGTTCGCTGTAAGCTCTGTCCCCTTAACTGCATCATAAACGAGGGCAAGAGGGGTTCCTGTAAGATTAGGAAAAACATCGGTGGAAAACTTTACACGCTCAACTACGGCAAGGTTTCGGCGATAGGAGCCGATCCGGTGGAGAAGAAACCGCTCTTCCACTTCTGGCCCGGCTCGTGCGCGCTCTCGATAAGCACGGTCGGCTGCAACATGCACTGCAAGCACTGCCAGAACTGGGAGATAAGCCAAGCCGACGAGAGCTTCCCCTACCTCCACGACATGAGTCCAGAGATGGTCGTTGCCATAGCGAAGCGCTACGGCTGTGAGAGCATAGCCTACACCTACAACGAGCCGGTAATCTGGTACGAGTTCGTCCTTGACACTGCTAAACTTGCGAAGAAGGAAGGAATTTACAACCTCCTCATAACCAACGGCTACATCAACGAGGAGCCTTTTAGAGAGCTCGCGCCCTACATCGACGCGATGAACATCGACATCAAAGCCTTCAGCGACGAGTTCTACATGAAGATAGCCGGAGTTCCGAGCGGTGAGCCGAGCAGGAGGACGGCGGTTATAGCGAAGAAAGACTTTGGAATCCACGTCGAGTTAACGTATCTCATAATCCCGACGCTCAACGACAAGGAGGAGGAAATACGGGCCTTCGTCCGCTGGGTTGTCAGCGAGCTTGGCGACGACACGCCGGTGCACTTCTCGCGCTTCTTCCCGCACTACAAGCTCCTCCACCTTCCACCGACACCTCTCGAAACGATAGAGATGGCCTACCGCGTTGCCAAGGAAGAGGGCCTGAAGTTCGTCTACATCGGCAACGTGCCGGGACACCCGGGTGAGCACACCTACTGTCCGCGTTGTGGAAGGCCTTTAATCGTCCGCTACGGCTTCGAGATCACCGAGTACAATATCACCGAGGACGGAAGGTGTAAGTACTGCGGTGAGAGAATCCCGATAGTCGGCACCTACAGGAAGAGGCGCTATCCGGGGATGTGGTGGTGA
- a CDS encoding S-layer protein has translation MKLLRKNVTKAFALLLGVMFLLSIGGASAGSNYIVPTGLKDISNVPRSFFVKPDGTPNVKIVVGSYSKAEDVASAADIAAALGSILYKEEEAKNIAVKLRKAGETDVALEQVIYRYDYQTMTVDHGLPYNSGLVNWSKSYDELPADYWFNGASYTANYSTWASSFSAQFKVKDSDAVNGDYLYGWDIEINELSLLPIDPADWKGIAPPKQADIEIPSRRIVVSVDYTLYNYTVKKIKVVREAYPEWGVPEKTVVVNESRIGNSIDVELDNGTIVGVISPGVGAGDEFTLLGTKYHVFSIGRGSFTAGEVLGTGWFAQNESKLLGNSRWEITLIGADPLQEKAIVTVKDTKTGELYGPVVLKLGEPKNVVVSGDTVELQLKLEALSENLILGKIAQISGYGNIKTYSSGTYVEYNDQRWIMSVDSDGKYIKRISMTNEDELIGNPLDVLGIYTIKYSFDMRSLNEKDVDFDINRDGKITDTSFVVAKATITILENHPKIHELVLSVGDRIPGTDYVISGVEGVKNIVLKTPTQPITILDTEVNFVNPTSNYILVGSNRANLLTSMIFGHYHLPVDFRVWFGEYPVLGYIPHCDLLKGRGVIIVAGSTPKATRKAATILMQYIAGLS, from the coding sequence ATGAAACTACTCCGAAAAAACGTCACCAAGGCCTTTGCCCTCCTCCTGGGGGTTATGTTCCTCCTCTCGATCGGCGGTGCGTCGGCCGGTTCCAACTACATCGTACCCACCGGCCTCAAGGACATCAGCAACGTCCCGAGGAGCTTCTTCGTTAAGCCCGACGGAACACCGAACGTGAAGATAGTCGTTGGGAGCTATTCCAAGGCGGAGGACGTTGCCAGCGCCGCCGACATAGCTGCAGCACTCGGGAGCATCCTCTACAAGGAGGAAGAGGCCAAGAACATAGCCGTCAAATTGAGGAAGGCCGGTGAAACCGACGTCGCCCTCGAGCAGGTTATATACCGCTACGATTACCAGACCATGACCGTCGATCACGGTCTGCCCTACAACAGCGGCCTCGTGAACTGGTCGAAGTCCTACGATGAGCTTCCCGCCGACTACTGGTTCAACGGGGCCTCATACACCGCCAACTACTCAACCTGGGCAAGTTCCTTCTCGGCCCAGTTCAAGGTCAAGGACAGCGATGCGGTCAACGGTGACTACCTCTACGGCTGGGATATAGAGATCAACGAGCTCTCACTCCTTCCCATCGACCCGGCCGACTGGAAGGGAATCGCCCCGCCAAAGCAGGCGGATATCGAGATACCCTCGAGGAGGATAGTCGTTTCCGTCGATTACACCCTCTACAACTACACCGTGAAGAAAATCAAGGTTGTGAGGGAGGCCTACCCCGAGTGGGGAGTTCCTGAGAAGACAGTGGTGGTGAACGAGAGTAGAATAGGCAACTCAATCGACGTTGAGCTCGACAACGGAACGATCGTCGGTGTCATAAGCCCGGGCGTTGGGGCCGGGGACGAGTTCACCCTCCTCGGAACCAAGTACCACGTCTTCTCCATCGGAAGGGGCAGCTTCACCGCCGGTGAAGTGCTCGGCACCGGCTGGTTCGCCCAGAACGAGAGCAAACTCCTCGGAAACAGCAGGTGGGAGATCACGCTCATAGGTGCCGATCCGCTCCAGGAGAAGGCCATAGTGACCGTTAAGGACACCAAAACCGGCGAACTCTACGGACCCGTTGTTCTAAAGCTCGGCGAGCCCAAGAACGTGGTCGTCTCGGGCGACACCGTTGAGCTCCAGCTCAAGCTTGAGGCGCTCTCCGAGAACCTCATCCTCGGCAAGATCGCCCAGATAAGCGGCTACGGTAACATAAAGACGTACTCGAGCGGAACATACGTGGAGTACAACGATCAGAGATGGATAATGAGCGTTGATTCCGACGGCAAGTACATCAAGAGGATCAGCATGACCAACGAGGACGAGCTCATAGGCAATCCCCTCGACGTTCTGGGGATATACACGATCAAGTACTCCTTTGACATGAGGTCCCTGAACGAGAAGGATGTGGACTTCGACATCAACCGCGATGGCAAAATAACGGACACCAGCTTCGTCGTCGCCAAGGCGACCATCACGATACTGGAGAACCATCCGAAGATCCACGAGCTGGTCCTCTCGGTCGGGGACAGGATCCCGGGCACGGACTACGTTATCTCCGGCGTTGAGGGCGTCAAGAACATCGTCCTGAAGACCCCGACCCAGCCGATAACGATCCTCGATACCGAGGTTAACTTTGTGAACCCGACCTCGAACTACATCCTCGTGGGATCCAACAGGGCCAACCTGCTCACCTCGATGATCTTCGGCCACTACCACCTGCCCGTCGACTTCAGGGTCTGGTTCGGCGAATACCCGGTCCTCGGATACATCCCGCACTGCGACCTCCTCAAGGGCAGGGGAGTTATAATAGTGGCCGGCTCGACACCAAAGGCCACGAGAAAAGCAGCGACGATACTCATGCAGTACATAGCGGGCCTTTCGTGA